A part of Cyanobacteria bacterium FACHB-DQ100 genomic DNA contains:
- a CDS encoding TrbI/VirB10 family protein has product MNGQSHEKITTEDLKAITQAPTVEEPLVHEGEFPVELARSSRPVWTKPVPKLALIGLLLIPVFGFAALFLAGGGRFKQAQKNLPQPTSETVSQPETPSDELSRLREENGKLKANAAIGDQTNLQNRLAKNGKPEKLPRIPVKPPANATDSPKPVTIASAPPRIVSQASPPRLVSAPVSLPTSNYPSVARSMAAKEPAIQAKADHQPDDSMQQWQQLAQLGSYGSSRSDSSDSRWSNASSSHSNLSEDRSQVAQENSEDSLQSIPTARIAPTSAVQANAEMAIDTDQIAGTSDQLNTEQTDQPVKEQTAPRRTIIETQPESQVTAQHPISEHPILEDAEAAILQEQVRQHSLIAGESTPGILATPVTLSNSRSTEATRKTNPDRFTIVLAQPLKDSTGQVAIPSGAHLLAQVDQFSRAGQVQLSATTAVWNENGLQKELILPTGAIRIRGENGKPLIAKLEDRGKEIAAMDAGQFLLGAVRRSAQLFTRSNSQIQTGNGTTVITESNPKPNALAGGLEGGADAVLGSIEERNKQAIKEMEQRPNSLFIASGSPVQVFVNQSMLLPN; this is encoded by the coding sequence ATGAATGGACAATCACACGAAAAGATTACGACTGAAGATTTGAAAGCAATTACCCAAGCTCCCACAGTCGAAGAACCATTAGTACATGAGGGGGAGTTCCCGGTTGAATTAGCACGATCGAGCCGCCCTGTTTGGACGAAACCTGTTCCGAAACTCGCCCTCATTGGATTGCTTCTCATCCCTGTGTTTGGCTTTGCTGCTCTATTTTTAGCAGGCGGCGGGCGATTCAAACAAGCTCAGAAGAATTTACCGCAACCCACGAGCGAAACAGTATCACAGCCAGAAACTCCTTCAGATGAACTATCAAGACTGCGGGAAGAAAATGGCAAGCTCAAGGCAAATGCAGCGATCGGTGATCAAACTAACCTACAGAATCGTTTAGCAAAAAACGGGAAGCCTGAGAAATTGCCTCGCATTCCGGTTAAACCGCCAGCCAATGCAACTGATTCCCCCAAACCCGTCACCATAGCCTCTGCGCCACCTCGAATCGTTAGCCAAGCCAGCCCACCCAGATTAGTTTCTGCTCCGGTCAGTTTGCCTACGAGCAACTACCCTTCTGTTGCGCGATCGATGGCAGCAAAAGAACCAGCGATTCAGGCTAAAGCTGACCATCAACCTGATGATTCAATGCAGCAGTGGCAACAGCTTGCTCAATTAGGCAGCTATGGCTCTTCTCGTTCAGACTCATCTGATAGCAGATGGTCGAATGCTAGTAGTTCTCATAGCAACCTAAGCGAAGATAGATCACAAGTGGCTCAAGAAAACTCTGAAGATTCCTTGCAATCGATTCCAACTGCTCGAATCGCACCGACATCAGCCGTACAAGCAAATGCTGAAATGGCAATAGATACGGATCAAATTGCAGGAACATCCGATCAACTCAACACTGAACAAACTGACCAACCAGTAAAAGAACAGACAGCACCAAGAAGAACGATCATAGAAACACAACCAGAATCTCAGGTCACAGCTCAACACCCAATCTCAGAGCATCCTATTTTAGAAGATGCTGAGGCAGCAATTCTACAAGAACAGGTTCGGCAACACTCGTTGATTGCAGGAGAGAGTACACCAGGGATCTTAGCGACTCCTGTAACTTTGAGTAATTCTAGAAGCACAGAAGCGACTAGAAAGACTAACCCCGATCGGTTTACGATCGTACTCGCACAGCCGCTTAAAGACTCAACAGGACAAGTAGCGATTCCCAGTGGAGCGCATTTGCTAGCTCAAGTCGATCAGTTTTCGCGGGCTGGTCAAGTTCAACTCTCAGCGACAACGGCTGTGTGGAATGAAAACGGGTTGCAAAAAGAACTCATCTTACCCACTGGTGCAATTCGGATACGTGGAGAGAACGGCAAACCACTAATTGCAAAATTGGAAGACCGAGGTAAAGAAATTGCAGCAATGGACGCAGGACAATTTCTGCTAGGAGCAGTGCGGCGATCGGCACAGTTGTTTACTCGTTCTAATAGCCAAATTCAAACCGGAAACGGTACAACGGTCATTACCGAAAGCAATCCTAAACCAAATGCGCTGGCTGGGGGGTTAGAAGGAGGAGCAGATGCCGTTTTAGGCTCAATTGAAGAGCGCAATAAACAAGCGATCAAAGAGATGGAGCAACGTCCCAACTCTCTCTTTATTGCATCGGGTAGCCCAGTTCAAGTGTTTGTGAATCAATCGATGCTACTGCCGAACTAA
- a CDS encoding M23 family metallopeptidase, which yields MISTGGIRRTTILKSLIIGLAIVCITLLFPASVAASPDVEGTLPIASVEWDGQYARIPDWSEITLHSLPPILKDGEFTAPSDLNEALGYDLSRHWRAGQTADSYLKLGDFQTSLYPQFFNLYTIAQLTRLDLKQVALSNFKAATQQTLDQLVTAIPGLDSYRLSQVPAISALFSQKFPGTPGFNPNSDSTIAEILSANPEFGRLSLGQLGQKLEQFSIADIPNLQNVPLQNLANWENSLISEVPGLGNVPLAQMPNPVQVTGMIGIVDVVYGTAESDRRNTISGSDREGFQVACKESCAYIELAGAPPLYGKQWISGKYQKVKGGSGILGAVNGGKEPTGRHPFGDAFKVSVWEVDESTGTVSTALHFRICKHGLPDLGCTPYFLGPVPFLNYHEKQPIFTGLLDAQGGASSGASIPEGVIDRARAMGIPAEALPGYQEAAFDDGEGICGIGAGNVDFKALAGAFSSIEGNYGSAGSFVCDGDGNCGRGLGRYQYMSYRSDVRALIGRQESGAAFLAKADSGASISEAEITRFFPASAQDSIFKADQTRNIQQAQREGFSGDRLIERIGQIHFGGPYAPIDGNATDGHGRLTLKTYGQELARNYKSAAKRNGDCVKSANVKSSGRLINPAQGYPITSGFGARESPCAGCSSFHRGLDLGTPGGTSVRAADGGKVIYAGWAEGYGNVVIVEHSNGMQTRYAHLSTMTTQVGSSVGQGQVIARSGHTGVGTGSHLHFEVRTGATPGQPFSGTAVDPRKYLKL from the coding sequence ATGATTAGCACGGGTGGAATCCGACGAACTACGATTCTAAAATCACTCATCATTGGGCTTGCAATCGTCTGCATTACGCTACTCTTTCCAGCAAGCGTTGCCGCTAGTCCAGATGTTGAGGGAACACTACCGATTGCTTCGGTTGAGTGGGATGGGCAATATGCTCGAATTCCTGATTGGTCAGAGATTACGCTTCATTCGCTTCCACCCATTCTCAAAGATGGTGAGTTCACTGCGCCTTCAGACTTGAATGAAGCCTTGGGGTATGACCTTTCTCGCCATTGGAGAGCAGGACAAACCGCAGATAGTTATTTGAAGCTAGGAGACTTTCAAACGAGTCTGTATCCTCAGTTTTTCAACCTCTACACGATCGCTCAACTCACTCGGCTCGATCTAAAACAAGTTGCCCTATCCAACTTCAAGGCTGCAACACAGCAAACTCTTGATCAGTTAGTCACTGCAATTCCTGGCTTAGATAGTTATCGGTTGAGTCAAGTTCCCGCAATTTCAGCACTGTTTAGCCAAAAGTTTCCGGGAACACCTGGGTTTAATCCTAACTCGGACAGCACGATCGCAGAAATTTTGAGCGCGAATCCTGAGTTTGGGCGACTCAGTCTAGGGCAGCTTGGGCAGAAACTTGAGCAATTCTCGATCGCGGACATTCCCAATCTACAGAACGTTCCGCTACAGAATTTAGCCAATTGGGAAAATAGCTTAATCTCAGAAGTACCAGGATTAGGAAATGTGCCACTGGCTCAAATGCCGAATCCTGTCCAAGTGACGGGGATGATCGGCATCGTCGATGTCGTGTACGGAACAGCAGAAAGCGATCGACGCAATACGATTTCAGGCAGCGATCGCGAAGGCTTTCAAGTCGCTTGCAAAGAGAGCTGCGCTTACATCGAACTTGCTGGCGCACCGCCGCTTTACGGCAAGCAATGGATCTCTGGCAAATATCAGAAAGTGAAAGGCGGCTCTGGCATTTTAGGCGCAGTCAATGGTGGGAAAGAACCGACCGGGCGACATCCCTTCGGAGACGCATTCAAAGTTTCGGTTTGGGAGGTTGATGAATCAACGGGCACAGTTTCTACGGCACTACATTTCCGCATCTGTAAACATGGATTGCCTGACTTGGGCTGTACACCTTACTTTTTAGGTCCAGTTCCATTTCTGAATTATCACGAGAAACAACCCATCTTCACAGGCTTACTCGACGCTCAAGGCGGTGCGTCCAGTGGGGCATCGATTCCTGAAGGAGTCATCGATCGAGCTAGGGCAATGGGAATTCCCGCAGAAGCATTACCAGGTTATCAAGAAGCAGCATTTGACGATGGTGAAGGAATTTGTGGAATTGGGGCAGGCAATGTTGATTTCAAAGCACTTGCCGGAGCATTTTCGAGCATTGAAGGGAACTATGGATCGGCGGGTAGCTTTGTCTGCGATGGCGATGGGAATTGCGGACGAGGATTAGGACGCTATCAATATATGTCCTACCGCTCCGATGTGCGGGCATTGATTGGACGACAAGAAAGTGGAGCAGCCTTTCTCGCCAAAGCAGATTCTGGGGCATCGATCAGCGAAGCAGAAATTACCCGCTTCTTTCCAGCTTCGGCTCAAGACAGCATTTTCAAGGCTGATCAAACTCGCAATATTCAACAGGCTCAACGCGAAGGCTTTTCCGGCGATCGCTTAATCGAGCGAATCGGGCAAATTCACTTTGGCGGTCCGTATGCTCCAATTGACGGCAATGCAACTGATGGACACGGACGATTAACACTCAAAACTTACGGTCAAGAACTTGCTAGAAACTACAAATCCGCTGCCAAGCGCAATGGTGATTGCGTTAAATCAGCTAACGTAAAATCATCTGGGCGCTTAATTAATCCTGCACAAGGGTATCCCATTACTAGCGGCTTTGGAGCGCGTGAGAGTCCCTGCGCGGGTTGCAGCAGTTTTCATCGCGGACTCGATCTTGGCACACCTGGAGGAACCTCAGTTCGTGCAGCAGACGGCGGTAAAGTCATTTATGCAGGTTGGGCAGAGGGCTACGGGAATGTGGTCATCGTCGAGCATAGCAACGGAATGCAAACTCGTTATGCTCACCTGTCCACAATGACGACTCAGGTAGGGTCATCTGTTGGTCAAGGACAAGTAATTGCTCGAAGTGGACATACGGGCGTTGGCACAGGATCACACTTACATTTTGAAGTTCGCACTGGTGCAACACCAGGACAGCCCTTTAGTGGAACAGCAGTCGATCCAAGAAAATATCTCAAGTTGTAG